A single genomic interval of Symphalangus syndactylus isolate Jambi chromosome 18, NHGRI_mSymSyn1-v2.1_pri, whole genome shotgun sequence harbors:
- the MIF gene encoding macrophage migration inhibitory factor: protein MPMFIVNTNVPRASVPDGFLSELTQQLAQATGKPPQYIAVHVVPDQLMAFGGSSEPCALCSLHSIGKIGSAQNRSYSKLLCGLLAERLRISPDRVYINYYDMNAANVGWNNSTFA from the exons ATGCCGATGTTCATCGTAAACACCAACGTGCCCCGCGCCTCCGTACCGGACGGGTTCCTCTCCGAGCTCACCCAGCAGCTGGCGCAGGCCACCGGCAAGCCCCCCCAG TACATCGCGGTGCACGTGGTCCCGGACCAGCTCATGGCCTTCGGCGGCTCCAGCGAGCCGTGCGCGCTCTGCAGCCTGCACAGTATCGGCAAGATCGGCAGCGCGCAGAACCGCTCCTACAGCAAGCTGCTGTGCGGCCTGCTGGCCGAGCGCCTGCGCATCAGCCCGGACAG GGTCTACATCAACTATTACGACATGAACGCGGCCAATGTGGGCTGGAACAACTCCACCTTCGCCTAA